The proteins below come from a single Methanothrix thermoacetophila PT genomic window:
- a CDS encoding FecCD family ABC transporter permease, producing the protein MVLSLFIGKFTISPDDIIQLVIFNLMGAETPHPSVYKTVVFEVRLPRILLGMLVGASLSVAGAAFQGIFRNPLVSPYILGLSSGAAFGAALSLAVAPQFPVQLSALFFSLLAVGFAYYIATSRGSTPVISLLLSGVIVSAVFDSLLSIIQMAVNERALQSIVYWLMGSLATASWSKIHSTLPLALAGCAVIFLLRWRLNVLAMGDEEARSVGMNPELYKAVFVVAASLAASSVVSVVGIIGFVGLVIPHMMRMIFGPDHTHLIPLCITFGAAFMVLVDDIARAGMGFEVPVGVITTLIGAPFFAYLLRSTRSGGWE; encoded by the coding sequence ATGGTTCTCTCGCTTTTCATAGGCAAATTTACGATCTCACCAGACGACATCATTCAGCTGGTGATCTTCAACCTCATGGGTGCTGAGACACCACATCCAAGTGTGTATAAGACAGTGGTATTCGAGGTCCGCCTCCCGCGCATTCTTCTTGGAATGCTTGTTGGAGCGTCGCTCTCCGTAGCGGGCGCAGCGTTTCAGGGCATATTTAGGAACCCGCTCGTCAGCCCCTACATACTTGGGCTCTCATCTGGTGCAGCATTTGGAGCTGCTCTCTCGCTCGCTGTCGCACCTCAGTTCCCAGTACAACTCTCCGCACTCTTCTTTAGTCTCCTGGCGGTTGGGTTTGCATACTACATAGCCACATCCCGCGGGAGCACCCCTGTGATCTCCCTTCTGCTCTCAGGTGTGATCGTCTCAGCGGTCTTCGACTCTCTACTTTCAATCATCCAGATGGCTGTGAACGAACGGGCTCTCCAGAGCATAGTCTACTGGCTCATGGGAAGCCTTGCAACCGCGAGCTGGTCGAAGATCCACAGCACACTCCCCTTGGCTCTGGCCGGATGTGCTGTGATATTTCTGCTCAGGTGGAGGCTCAACGTTCTGGCTATGGGGGATGAGGAAGCGAGATCTGTGGGCATGAACCCTGAGCTCTACAAGGCCGTATTTGTCGTGGCAGCATCTCTCGCCGCGTCGTCTGTTGTCTCGGTTGTCGGGATAATAGGCTTTGTTGGGCTTGTGATACCTCACATGATGCGTATGATATTCGGTCCAGACCATACACATCTTATACCGCTCTGCATAACATTCGGAGCTGCATTCATGGTTCTTGTAGATGATATTGCGCGCGCTGGAATGGGCTTTGAGGTTCCTGTGGGCGTGATCACCACTCTGATTGGAGCGCCGTTCTTTGCGTATCTTCTCAGAAGCACGCGCAGCGGAGGATGGGAATGA
- a CDS encoding winged helix-turn-helix transcriptional regulator, which produces MLAAIMVDAMSYKEKILRAIQDSKDGLTTVEVARQAGVSKTTVIKYLSVLRSEGKCEYVEVGPSKLWRAVTPKKEICKRDIEPCEVESVSVKPPDDSGMVSISFKIRADQLSALLRQIQSINDKC; this is translated from the coding sequence ATGCTCGCCGCGATCATGGTGGATGCGATGTCCTATAAAGAGAAGATACTCAGGGCGATTCAGGACTCCAAGGATGGTCTGACAACGGTAGAGGTGGCCAGGCAGGCTGGGGTGAGCAAGACGACAGTCATAAAATACCTCTCCGTTCTCAGATCTGAGGGAAAGTGTGAGTACGTGGAGGTCGGCCCCTCGAAACTCTGGCGCGCTGTTACCCCCAAAAAAGAGATATGCAAGCGCGATATAGAACCATGTGAGGTGGAATCTGTCTCTGTCAAGCCGCCGGACGATAGCGGGATGGTCTCCATCTCATTCAAGATAAGAGCAGATCAGCTGTCTGCGCTTCTCAGGCAGATACAGTCGATAAACGACAAGTGTTGA
- the hxlA gene encoding 3-hexulose-6-phosphate synthase has translation MDIRPILQVALDLLEIDRAVEIAKEAIAGGADWIEAGTPLIKSEGMDAVRELRRTLPGVRIVADMKTVDTGAMEVEMAAKAGADIVALLAISDDSTIQDAIRAARKYGVEIMVDLLSAPDPVKRARELEELGVDYICVHVGIDQQMVGKSTIDLLREVVQVVSIPVAAAGGIDASSGKDAIFYGASIVIVGGNITRSADVTGSARRIREAIDHVEGAGTSRRSLEEEMISIFREVSTPNITDAMHRKGAMRDILPIIPGTKIVGTAITVQTFEGDWAKTVEAIDEAGPGKVIVIYNGSRYVAPWGGLATLSCMQKGVEGVVIDGAVRDVDEIRRLNYPVFASAIAPTAGEPKGMGEINVEIVCGGQVVRPGDYIVGDDCGVVVIPKERAYEIARRAKEVEKNESRLFEEIRRGRTLSEVAKLKKWEKL, from the coding sequence ATGGATATCAGGCCGATTCTGCAGGTTGCTCTGGATCTCCTGGAGATCGATCGGGCTGTTGAGATAGCGAAGGAGGCGATAGCGGGCGGTGCGGACTGGATCGAGGCCGGCACGCCCCTGATCAAGAGCGAGGGTATGGACGCGGTTCGAGAGCTCCGGCGCACCCTTCCAGGAGTCAGGATTGTCGCTGATATGAAGACCGTGGATACAGGCGCCATGGAGGTCGAGATGGCTGCGAAGGCCGGCGCAGATATCGTGGCTCTGCTCGCGATATCAGATGACTCAACGATACAGGACGCGATTCGAGCTGCGAGGAAGTACGGAGTGGAGATAATGGTCGATCTGCTCTCAGCGCCTGATCCGGTGAAGCGCGCGAGAGAGCTCGAGGAGCTCGGAGTGGACTACATCTGTGTCCACGTTGGCATAGATCAGCAAATGGTTGGGAAGAGCACAATAGATCTCCTAAGGGAGGTCGTCCAGGTCGTCAGCATTCCGGTGGCTGCAGCAGGAGGAATAGACGCATCCTCTGGAAAGGATGCGATCTTCTACGGGGCATCTATCGTGATAGTAGGAGGAAACATAACAAGATCTGCAGATGTCACTGGCTCAGCCAGGCGGATCAGAGAGGCGATAGATCATGTAGAGGGCGCTGGCACCTCCCGAAGAAGCCTGGAGGAGGAGATGATCTCCATATTCAGAGAGGTCTCCACCCCGAACATAACGGACGCGATGCACCGCAAGGGGGCGATGCGGGACATACTCCCGATAATTCCGGGGACGAAGATCGTCGGCACCGCGATCACGGTCCAGACATTCGAGGGAGATTGGGCGAAGACCGTGGAGGCGATAGACGAGGCCGGGCCTGGGAAGGTCATCGTCATCTACAACGGCAGCCGCTATGTCGCGCCGTGGGGAGGGTTGGCGACGCTGAGCTGCATGCAGAAGGGTGTTGAGGGGGTCGTGATCGATGGAGCTGTCAGAGATGTGGACGAGATCCGCAGGCTCAATTATCCTGTGTTCGCAAGCGCCATAGCCCCCACTGCGGGAGAGCCGAAGGGAATGGGGGAGATAAATGTGGAGATCGTCTGCGGAGGGCAGGTTGTGCGTCCGGGGGATTACATCGTGGGGGATGACTGCGGTGTCGTGGTGATACCGAAGGAGAGGGCCTACGAGATCGCGAGAAGAGCTAAAGAGGTCGAGAAGAACGAGAGCAGACTCTTCGAGGAGATAAGAAGAGGGAGGACGCTGTCCGAGGTCGCAAAGCTGAAGAAATGGGAGAAGCTCTGA
- a CDS encoding dihydroorotate dehydrogenase, which translates to MSSLSGDVGGLRLENPLILAAGILGTTGASMRRVALAGAGAVVTKSVGLEPRNGHPGPTVVRLGVGLINAMGLPNPSYRAFQDEIDIAREGGVPVVASIFGSCPEEFAEIASALDVDGFELNLSCPHAGGYGMEIGCDPANVEEITRAVRRAVNVPVWVKLTPNVTDIRVLGIAAQRGGANAVVAINTLKAMAIDVESGYPILGNVIGGLSGPAIKPVALRCVYELSGVLEIPVIGVGGVSCWQDAVEMIMAGAAGVQIGTALMGGLEVIRDITSGIIRFLDRKGWSLEEIRGIARRRGSTPSS; encoded by the coding sequence ATGTCATCCCTCTCGGGAGATGTTGGCGGTCTGAGGCTCGAGAATCCCCTGATACTGGCAGCAGGCATTCTTGGAACAACAGGAGCGTCTATGCGCAGGGTCGCTCTTGCAGGCGCCGGCGCAGTGGTCACGAAATCCGTCGGCCTTGAGCCAAGGAATGGTCATCCGGGGCCGACCGTGGTCAGGCTGGGCGTCGGCCTCATAAACGCCATGGGTCTTCCCAATCCGTCGTACAGGGCATTTCAGGATGAGATCGATATTGCAAGGGAGGGCGGGGTGCCTGTGGTGGCGAGCATCTTCGGCTCATGCCCTGAGGAGTTCGCAGAGATCGCCTCTGCTCTGGATGTAGACGGGTTCGAGCTGAATCTCTCATGCCCGCATGCAGGTGGCTACGGCATGGAGATCGGCTGCGATCCCGCGAACGTCGAGGAGATCACGAGAGCTGTGAGGAGAGCTGTTAACGTTCCTGTATGGGTCAAGCTCACCCCCAATGTGACGGACATAAGGGTCCTCGGGATCGCGGCACAGCGCGGTGGTGCGAACGCAGTCGTCGCCATAAACACCCTGAAGGCGATGGCGATAGATGTCGAATCCGGATACCCGATACTGGGCAACGTGATCGGCGGTCTCTCGGGGCCGGCGATCAAGCCGGTCGCCCTTAGATGCGTGTACGAGCTCTCCGGCGTTCTTGAGATACCAGTCATCGGAGTCGGCGGCGTCTCTTGCTGGCAGGATGCTGTTGAGATGATCATGGCCGGAGCAGCTGGCGTCCAGATCGGAACAGCGCTCATGGGCGGGCTTGAGGTCATAAGGGATATCACGAGTGGGATCATCAGGTTTCTCGATAGAAAGGGCTGGAGCCTGGAGGAGATACGGGGAATCGCACGGAGGCGTGGATCAACTCCTTCTTCCTGA
- the dapF gene encoding diaminopimelate epimerase: MNQLEFVKLHGNGNDFILIDELNGERIPEDEKSEASRILCHRNFGIGGDGVLFLVPSERADIGMRLFQPDGSEAEMCGNGIRCLAKHAWESGYVGERFSVETLAGVIPIQVRRDRKGFWARVEMGIPRFERSEIPADGEGTFLKVPLHGFEVSAVNTGVPHAVIFVENLDIPVEQIAPKIRHSSCFPEGANVNFVRLGNHLEVRTFERGVEAETLSCGTGSVAAAAVARRLGLVGETVEVMTKGGPLRISFAGEKAFMEGPAVTVCRGVVSDEILQTLQ, from the coding sequence ATGAATCAGCTGGAGTTCGTGAAGCTTCATGGGAATGGGAATGATTTCATACTCATAGATGAGCTGAACGGGGAGAGGATACCGGAAGATGAGAAAAGCGAGGCTTCCAGGATTCTGTGCCATCGCAACTTCGGCATCGGCGGCGACGGGGTTCTCTTTCTCGTACCCTCAGAAAGAGCGGATATCGGCATGCGCCTTTTCCAGCCGGACGGATCTGAGGCCGAGATGTGTGGGAATGGGATACGCTGCCTCGCAAAGCACGCGTGGGAGAGCGGCTATGTGGGGGAGAGATTCTCTGTTGAGACGCTGGCCGGCGTGATCCCCATCCAGGTCAGAAGGGATCGCAAGGGATTCTGGGCGAGGGTTGAGATGGGCATCCCGAGATTCGAGCGCTCTGAGATTCCCGCTGATGGCGAGGGGACGTTCCTGAAGGTACCACTCCACGGCTTCGAGGTATCAGCTGTGAACACCGGCGTCCCGCATGCTGTGATATTCGTCGAAAATCTGGATATCCCTGTAGAGCAGATCGCCCCCAAGATCAGGCACAGCTCCTGCTTCCCGGAGGGGGCGAACGTGAACTTTGTGAGGTTGGGGAATCATCTTGAGGTGAGAACCTTCGAGCGCGGGGTCGAGGCCGAGACGCTCTCGTGCGGCACAGGCTCTGTGGCAGCGGCTGCAGTCGCGCGAAGACTTGGCCTTGTGGGCGAGACGGTTGAGGTCATGACGAAGGGCGGACCCTTGCGCATCTCGTTTGCAGGAGAGAAGGCCTTCATGGAGGGGCCGGCTGTGACCGTCTGCAGGGGCGTTGTCTCCGATGAGATTCTGCAGACGCTGCAGTAG
- a CDS encoding fumarylacetoacetate hydrolase family protein, with translation MIARFRYGDRVFDGDVDGDRIVSDGVSYELEEVKLLPPSVPTKVVCVGLNYLEHARELRMDLPDEPIIFLKPPSAVVGHDDEIILPEMSRRVDYEGELAVVISRRCRRISADEADDYILGYTCFNDVTARDLQQKDGQWTRSKSFDTFAPVGPWVAQMSVEDAEDLSISTRVNGETRQRSNTSDLIFGVAELVEFVSSIMTLEPGDVIATGTPPGVGRLESGDIVEVEIEGIGLLRNRAV, from the coding sequence ATGATAGCACGTTTCAGATACGGAGATCGTGTGTTTGATGGAGATGTTGATGGTGACCGCATTGTATCAGACGGCGTTTCATACGAGCTGGAGGAGGTGAAGCTTCTCCCGCCATCAGTCCCCACAAAGGTTGTCTGCGTGGGTCTGAACTACCTGGAGCATGCGCGGGAGCTCAGGATGGATCTGCCAGATGAGCCGATCATATTTTTAAAGCCGCCATCCGCTGTTGTGGGCCACGACGATGAGATAATCCTGCCGGAGATGAGCAGACGCGTCGACTACGAGGGCGAGCTTGCTGTTGTCATTTCCAGGAGGTGCAGGAGGATCTCCGCAGATGAAGCTGATGATTACATTCTGGGATACACATGCTTCAACGATGTCACAGCCCGCGATCTCCAGCAGAAGGACGGACAGTGGACCAGGTCGAAGAGCTTCGATACATTCGCTCCTGTGGGGCCATGGGTGGCTCAGATGAGCGTTGAGGATGCGGAGGACCTCAGCATATCCACCAGGGTCAACGGGGAGACAAGACAGAGATCGAACACCTCTGACCTTATATTCGGGGTCGCAGAGCTGGTGGAGTTCGTGAGCTCCATAATGACGCTGGAGCCAGGAGATGTCATAGCAACAGGCACACCTCCAGGGGTTGGAAGGCTCGAGAGCGGCGACATCGTTGAGGTCGAGATAGAGGGGATAGGCCTGCTCAGGAACCGGGCAGTCTAA
- a CDS encoding putative cobaltochelatase: MHHLKRRTIPFTSIVGQDLMKLALVLNAINPRIGGVLIRGDKGTAKSTAVRALADLLDEIPVVDGCPFNCNPFSEDEMCDICYQKSQNGDLQVLMRRMPVVDLPLGATEDRVVGSLDVERAIKEGIKALEPGILAAANRGILYIDEVNLLDDHVADVLLDAAAMGVNIVEREGVSVAHPSRFMLVGTMNPEEGEIRPQLLDRFGLQVNVEVISDVDLRVEIAKRAERFESDPEAFISEWSDEQNLLRERIRRAKQMLPGVVMDDSLLRLIARTCIEMGVRTHRAEIVTARTARTIAAFEGRNDVTEEDVRRAMILALPHRMRSKPFEPPSMAQEKLEQAMAKHQEQKHQHKHQHEHHEERRPQEESSDAPSEQSESTPEESVFGIGSPIDVKQLRDTLRRDRVLRRMPRGRRVSSLSMRRSGRYLRSKLPVDGRDIAFDATIRAAAPHQHMRERRFAVTILPQDIREKERVRKTSATVLFVVDASGSMGAMRRMESAKGAVLSLLMDSYQKRDRIGMVAFRGNDADLLLPPCSSVDLAMKRLAELPTGGRTPLSAGLSKALRVIQGELIKNKETRPMIVLVSDGRANVSISSDPKKEIVQIAEEARRLGVHTVVIDTEVVGSSFMEMRLGYCRDIAEAAGGRYYPISDITPESLSRIVEQEHMGLFHGS, from the coding sequence ATGCATCATCTCAAGAGGCGCACGATTCCGTTCACATCAATCGTTGGCCAGGACCTGATGAAGCTGGCCCTTGTGCTCAATGCCATCAACCCGAGGATAGGCGGTGTTCTCATACGTGGAGACAAGGGCACCGCCAAATCGACTGCAGTTCGGGCCCTCGCAGATCTTCTCGATGAGATACCGGTCGTCGATGGCTGCCCGTTCAACTGCAACCCATTCAGCGAGGATGAGATGTGCGATATCTGCTATCAGAAGAGCCAGAATGGCGATCTGCAGGTTCTGATGAGGAGAATGCCTGTGGTGGACCTGCCGCTCGGAGCCACAGAGGACAGGGTTGTAGGCTCTCTGGATGTGGAGCGCGCGATAAAGGAGGGGATAAAGGCGCTGGAGCCTGGGATACTGGCTGCAGCAAACAGGGGCATTTTATACATAGATGAGGTGAACCTTCTCGACGACCATGTCGCTGATGTTCTTCTAGATGCAGCTGCAATGGGGGTGAACATCGTCGAGAGGGAGGGGGTGTCGGTTGCGCATCCATCGAGGTTCATGCTCGTCGGCACCATGAACCCTGAGGAGGGTGAGATCCGTCCGCAGCTTCTCGACCGCTTCGGCCTCCAGGTCAACGTCGAGGTTATCTCAGATGTCGATCTCAGAGTTGAGATCGCAAAGAGGGCCGAACGTTTTGAATCCGATCCTGAGGCGTTCATCTCGGAGTGGAGCGATGAGCAGAACCTCCTGCGCGAGAGGATCCGCAGGGCTAAGCAGATGCTTCCAGGGGTCGTGATGGACGATTCTCTCCTGAGGCTCATAGCCCGGACATGCATCGAGATGGGGGTCAGAACTCACAGGGCTGAGATAGTCACTGCCAGAACTGCCAGGACAATAGCTGCATTCGAGGGCAGGAACGATGTCACGGAGGAGGATGTGAGGAGGGCGATGATCCTGGCGCTGCCCCACAGGATGAGGAGCAAGCCCTTCGAGCCGCCATCGATGGCTCAGGAGAAGCTCGAGCAGGCGATGGCAAAACACCAGGAGCAGAAGCATCAGCACAAACACCAGCATGAGCATCATGAAGAGAGACGTCCGCAGGAGGAAAGCTCTGATGCCCCCAGCGAGCAGAGCGAATCCACGCCTGAGGAGAGTGTATTCGGGATAGGCTCTCCGATTGACGTGAAACAGCTCAGAGATACACTGAGGCGCGACAGAGTGCTGAGGAGGATGCCCAGAGGAAGAAGGGTGAGCAGCCTGAGCATGCGCAGGTCCGGCAGATACCTGCGATCGAAGCTGCCGGTGGACGGGAGAGATATCGCATTCGATGCCACGATCAGGGCGGCCGCGCCGCACCAGCACATGCGCGAGAGAAGGTTCGCGGTGACCATCCTTCCCCAGGATATCAGGGAGAAGGAGCGGGTCAGAAAGACCTCGGCCACGGTGCTTTTCGTGGTCGATGCTAGCGGCTCCATGGGTGCGATGCGCCGGATGGAGAGCGCAAAGGGCGCTGTCCTCTCGCTCCTCATGGACTCGTACCAGAAGAGGGACAGGATAGGGATGGTGGCATTCAGGGGGAATGATGCAGATCTCCTCCTCCCGCCGTGCTCCAGTGTCGATCTCGCAATGAAGAGACTTGCAGAGCTTCCCACTGGCGGAAGGACGCCGCTATCCGCAGGTCTCTCAAAGGCTCTCAGGGTCATACAGGGTGAGCTTATCAAGAACAAGGAGACCAGACCCATGATCGTTCTGGTCTCAGATGGAAGAGCGAATGTCTCGATCTCCTCAGATCCGAAGAAGGAGATCGTTCAGATCGCTGAGGAGGCGAGGAGGCTCGGTGTTCACACTGTGGTCATAGACACAGAGGTCGTGGGATCTTCATTCATGGAGATGAGGCTCGGATACTGCAGAGACATCGCGGAGGCAGCCGGCGGCAGGTACTACCCTATATCCGATATCACTCCCGAGTCCCTGAGCAGGATCGTGGAGCAGGAGCACATGGGCCTCTTCCACGGAAGCTGA
- a CDS encoding dihydroorotate dehydrogenase electron transfer subunit: MRFRPANLVIKDVMRETASVSTIRFDRPLDPIPGQYIMVWVRGVDEIPMSFSAPDSITVHAVGEATRALCDLRPGDSVGIRGPFGNGFRLVGERILLIGGGVGVAPLAFLGEDVKKRGIDVTSLIGFRCREDIIFLDRFRRLGDVILTTDDGSAGIEGRASAGLSEIDPEDYSQIYLCGPEMMMIDIIRRCREHASRIQASINRYFKCAVGICGSCCLDPDGIRVCVEGPVITGDRLLESEFGRYRRGPSGMRESCY; the protein is encoded by the coding sequence ATGAGGTTCAGGCCTGCAAATCTTGTTATAAAAGATGTGATGCGTGAGACGGCATCTGTCAGTACGATACGCTTTGACAGACCGCTGGATCCCATACCTGGGCAGTACATCATGGTCTGGGTGAGGGGTGTGGACGAAATACCGATGAGCTTTTCCGCGCCGGACTCGATCACAGTGCACGCTGTTGGTGAGGCGACGAGGGCTCTGTGCGATCTTAGACCCGGGGATAGCGTGGGCATTAGAGGGCCGTTCGGAAATGGCTTCAGGCTCGTCGGAGAGAGGATACTTCTCATCGGCGGAGGTGTCGGGGTGGCGCCGCTCGCATTTCTCGGGGAGGATGTGAAGAAAAGGGGAATCGATGTGACCTCCCTGATAGGGTTCAGATGCAGGGAAGACATCATATTTTTGGACAGGTTCAGGCGGCTTGGGGATGTGATACTCACCACAGACGATGGAAGTGCTGGAATCGAGGGGAGGGCCTCAGCAGGCCTGAGCGAGATCGATCCTGAGGATTACAGTCAGATATACCTCTGCGGCCCTGAGATGATGATGATCGATATAATAAGGAGATGCAGAGAGCACGCCTCGAGGATCCAGGCGAGCATCAACCGGTACTTCAAGTGCGCCGTGGGGATCTGTGGATCGTGCTGCCTCGATCCTGATGGGATAAGGGTGTGTGTTGAGGGGCCTGTGATCACAGGGGACAGGCTCCTCGAGAGCGAGTTCGGGAGGTACAGGCGCGGCCCATCCGGGATGAGGGAGAGCTGCTACTAG
- a CDS encoding sulfurtransferase yields the protein MRLITSVLILLLLPALFGALAGTEDGSFCPTCPDWTNLDGWYRQKEAYSQSQLPPALRTAQQNETLQVKSAEKRYEVEEIAADAGDLAGAVPVDSRSPEEYAAGHIPGARNIWWRSVRSGESINASALVEALRENGVNTTDRIVVYGEEGDASYLFWALEYIGHRNVSLLNGGVDAWAKTGRALVRNSPSMPRSDYSGNISEDLLIKPEDLEDVIGAAQIIDTRESFADFGRSRIQGAIQIPISTVIADNSVRDAASLESIFSGRGLDGGRLQIVYGDMPDASIMYYCLRLMGYRAALMDGNWRASGAVVGNIR from the coding sequence ATGCGTCTGATCACATCGGTTCTCATCCTGCTCCTCCTCCCAGCGCTCTTCGGCGCTCTGGCTGGCACAGAGGACGGCTCGTTCTGCCCGACATGCCCTGACTGGACAAACCTTGATGGATGGTACAGGCAGAAGGAGGCGTACTCGCAATCGCAGCTTCCTCCCGCGCTCAGGACTGCGCAGCAGAACGAGACGCTTCAGGTCAAGAGCGCAGAGAAGAGATACGAGGTGGAGGAGATCGCAGCAGATGCCGGGGATCTTGCAGGTGCTGTGCCCGTCGATTCCCGCTCGCCTGAGGAGTATGCAGCGGGCCATATACCCGGGGCCAGGAACATCTGGTGGAGATCTGTGAGATCTGGAGAGAGCATAAACGCATCCGCGCTCGTCGAGGCCTTGAGGGAGAATGGCGTGAACACCACAGACAGAATCGTGGTTTACGGAGAGGAAGGCGATGCATCATACCTCTTCTGGGCTCTGGAGTACATCGGGCACAGAAACGTCAGCCTGCTGAATGGCGGAGTTGATGCATGGGCGAAAACAGGCAGAGCACTGGTGCGGAACTCCCCATCGATGCCTCGATCCGACTACAGCGGGAATATCAGTGAGGATCTCCTCATAAAGCCAGAGGATCTCGAGGATGTGATCGGTGCCGCTCAGATCATAGACACGCGGGAGAGCTTTGCAGACTTCGGCAGATCCAGGATCCAGGGGGCTATACAGATACCGATCTCAACGGTGATCGCAGACAATAGCGTCAGGGACGCGGCATCACTGGAATCGATATTCTCAGGCCGCGGCCTTGACGGAGGAAGATTGCAGATCGTGTACGGGGATATGCCGGATGCGAGCATCATGTACTACTGCCTGAGGCTGATGGGCTACAGGGCCGCGCTTATGGACGGCAACTGGAGGGCATCCGGCGCGGTCGTGGGCAACATCAGATGA
- a CDS encoding ABC transporter ATP-binding protein, with protein MISGKGILIDGVSLSYNGRAVLNNICMEIERGRVITLLGPNGCGKTTLLKIINGLLPPTSGRVYVDCRDTRSMKPGEMARRMGHVPQAQRSTFPFTVLDVVLTGRFSYISPLSKPGERDVEKAYRALEMVGALHIADRPYNHVSGGERQLAMIARALAQEPSFLLLDEPTSYLDFRNQIRILKTVRGFAESGLMTVVMSLHDPNHALMFSDRVVLLQKIDCESSDMNNIVAMGEPVSVMTPENIRKAYGIDVEMLEIKGRRLLFPL; from the coding sequence ATGATCTCCGGTAAGGGAATCCTGATCGATGGTGTATCGCTGAGCTACAACGGCAGAGCTGTGCTCAACAACATATGCATGGAGATTGAAAGGGGAAGGGTGATAACCCTTCTGGGGCCAAATGGATGCGGCAAGACGACCTTGCTGAAGATAATCAACGGACTGCTGCCGCCAACAAGCGGACGGGTTTATGTGGATTGCAGGGACACCAGATCCATGAAGCCCGGAGAGATGGCAAGGCGTATGGGGCATGTGCCGCAGGCCCAAAGGTCCACCTTTCCGTTTACAGTCCTCGATGTTGTGCTGACCGGCAGGTTTTCGTATATTTCTCCTTTATCAAAGCCAGGCGAGCGCGATGTTGAGAAGGCATACAGGGCTCTGGAGATGGTTGGCGCGCTTCACATTGCAGATCGACCGTACAACCATGTCAGCGGCGGCGAGCGCCAGCTTGCCATGATCGCAAGGGCGCTGGCGCAGGAGCCATCGTTTTTGCTGCTGGATGAGCCGACATCTTACCTGGATTTCAGGAACCAGATCAGGATTCTGAAGACCGTGAGGGGGTTTGCTGAAAGCGGGCTGATGACTGTGGTGATGTCGCTTCACGATCCGAACCATGCGCTAATGTTCTCTGACAGAGTTGTGCTTCTGCAAAAGATAGATTGTGAATCCTCAGATATGAACAACATAGTGGCCATGGGCGAGCCAGTGAGCGTGATGACTCCGGAGAACATCAGAAAAGCATACGGGATAGATGTAGAGATGCTCGAGATAAAGGGGAGACGGCTGCTCTTCCCGCTATGA
- a CDS encoding ABC transporter substrate-binding protein, which yields MHKISVVAAFVCFVLAVSAGCCGEVTIKDDLGRDVTINSPSERVVFMMENALKTYYAVGDPENIVALKDDRWMRKLLDDIFPVIDPDFEKKLTVSVSGDRVDLESLARANPDLVVLWATTPDDANLKAIEETLGVPVFAIFVRSVDDVLHQVDTMGTISDRMERAAEVKEIMHDYMNTTTNVTSNIPESERPKVYWMWTDVLGTAGVNSGINDLIELAGGVNVMKFAENETAMTMEHPVVNLETLIKLNPDVIYMWYNENLDPEDILTGDDFNGWKDINAVKNGRVYEIRNPYLFDAFSPRMPLALLHVAVDLHPDRFKDVDMDKIIDDFHVDMWGVHYPSMEKA from the coding sequence ATGCATAAAATATCAGTGGTTGCAGCCTTTGTGTGTTTTGTGCTGGCTGTATCTGCTGGATGCTGCGGAGAGGTCACGATCAAGGATGATCTCGGACGTGATGTGACAATAAACTCCCCCAGCGAGCGTGTGGTCTTCATGATGGAGAACGCGCTAAAGACCTACTATGCTGTGGGGGATCCCGAGAATATCGTGGCTCTGAAGGATGACAGATGGATGCGGAAGCTGCTTGATGATATCTTTCCAGTGATTGATCCTGACTTCGAGAAGAAGCTCACGGTCAGCGTATCGGGCGATCGTGTCGATCTCGAATCCCTGGCCAGGGCAAACCCGGACCTTGTGGTCCTCTGGGCCACCACCCCTGATGATGCCAATCTGAAAGCGATCGAGGAGACGCTTGGTGTGCCGGTCTTTGCGATATTTGTCAGATCCGTGGATGATGTGCTCCACCAGGTCGATACAATGGGGACGATATCCGACAGAATGGAGCGGGCTGCGGAGGTTAAGGAGATAATGCACGATTATATGAACACAACAACTAATGTGACCAGCAACATCCCGGAGAGCGAGAGACCTAAGGTCTATTGGATGTGGACAGATGTTCTGGGGACAGCAGGCGTTAATAGCGGGATAAACGATCTCATAGAGCTTGCTGGCGGTGTCAATGTGATGAAGTTCGCTGAGAACGAGACCGCCATGACGATGGAACATCCGGTAGTAAACCTGGAGACTCTGATAAAGCTCAATCCTGATGTGATATACATGTGGTACAACGAGAATCTCGATCCAGAGGATATACTGACTGGCGATGATTTCAATGGCTGGAAGGATATAAACGCTGTTAAGAACGGGCGAGTCTATGAGATCAGAAATCCATATCTATTCGATGCGTTCTCCCCACGCATGCCTCTGGCGCTGCTGCATGTGGCAGTGGATCTCCATCCAGATAGATTCAAGGATGTAGATATGGACAAGATCATAGATGACTTCCACGTGGACATGTGGGGAGTGCATTACCCGAGCATGGAAAAGGCATGA